In one window of Azoarcus olearius DNA:
- a CDS encoding XrtA/PEP-CTERM system exopolysaccharide export protein codes for MSAADSDYNYVIGPGDSVNIVVWRNPELSMNVPVRPDGKITTPLVEDLPALGKDASTLARDIEKELSKFIREPVVTVIVSQFVGPYSEQIRVVGEAGKPQVLAYKQKMTLLDVMIAVGGMTEFADGNGATILRTAEGNKQYSVRIKDLVKRGDVSANVEMRPGDVLIIPQSWF; via the coding sequence ATGTCGGCGGCGGATTCCGACTACAACTACGTCATCGGGCCGGGTGACAGCGTCAACATCGTGGTGTGGCGCAACCCCGAGCTGTCGATGAATGTTCCGGTGCGCCCGGACGGCAAGATCACCACGCCGCTGGTCGAGGACCTGCCCGCGCTGGGCAAGGATGCCTCCACGCTGGCCCGGGATATCGAGAAGGAACTGTCCAAGTTCATCCGCGAACCGGTGGTCACTGTCATCGTGTCGCAATTCGTCGGCCCGTACAGTGAGCAGATCCGGGTCGTGGGCGAGGCGGGCAAGCCGCAGGTGCTGGCCTACAAGCAGAAGATGACCCTGCTCGACGTGATGATCGCCGTGGGCGGCATGACCGAGTTTGCCGATGGCAACGGTGCCACCATCCTGCGCACGGCCGAAGGCAACAAGCAGTACAGCGTGCGCATCAAGGATCTCGTCAAGCGCGGCGACGTTTCGGCCAACGTCGAGATGCGTCCGGGCGACGTCCTCATCATTCCGCAGAGCTGGTTCTAA
- a CDS encoding N-acyl amino acid synthase FeeM domain-containing protein, whose protein sequence is MTFNAAHDRASLPRAQHRDTSSRVARHATPARLNSNFALIREGYHIRIGDGVESLKLGIRQLIDRMYSSRGLRTYHPEIEQSDSRTTLVACKGDHLFATLTLGLDSDRGLMADTLYGREIDSFRRAGSRSCEVTRLAMDPEHSSPEVMASMFQIVYVLARMVYRMTDLFIEVHPRHAGFYRRMLGYEVVGPERICPRVGAPAVLMHMSQQDVDELVDQFAGQRDDGIRSLYRLFAPPSELTLLQNQLVLG, encoded by the coding sequence ATGACTTTCAATGCTGCCCACGACCGCGCCTCCCTTCCGAGAGCGCAGCATCGCGACACATCTTCCCGTGTGGCTCGCCATGCAACACCGGCCCGCTTGAACAGCAATTTCGCGCTGATTCGCGAGGGTTACCACATTCGCATCGGCGACGGCGTCGAATCGCTCAAACTGGGCATCCGGCAGTTGATCGACCGCATGTATTCGTCGCGCGGTCTCCGCACCTATCATCCGGAGATCGAGCAAAGCGACAGCAGGACGACGCTCGTCGCGTGCAAGGGCGACCACCTGTTCGCGACGCTTACGCTCGGCCTCGACTCGGATCGAGGATTGATGGCGGACACCTTGTACGGCCGGGAAATCGACAGCTTCCGCCGGGCGGGCAGCCGCTCTTGTGAAGTGACCCGCCTCGCCATGGACCCGGAACATAGTTCCCCTGAGGTCATGGCTTCGATGTTTCAAATCGTTTACGTGCTTGCCCGCATGGTCTACCGCATGACCGATCTGTTCATCGAGGTCCATCCGCGGCACGCCGGCTTCTACCGGCGCATGCTGGGCTACGAAGTGGTGGGCCCGGAGCGGATCTGTCCGCGGGTCGGCGCCCCCGCGGTACTCATGCACATGTCGCAGCAGGATGTCGACGAACTGGTCGATCAGTTTGCGGGCCAACGCGACGACGGCATCCGCAGCCTGTACCGGCTGTTCGCCCCGCCCAGCGAACTGACCCTGCTCCAGAATCAGCTCGTGCTGGGCTGA
- a CDS encoding DUF1302 family protein: MTICRMRALLAMSLAAAGCAMAADDDAELDALLDVGPAETAPARPGKLGGYVEFGGAYTLPDPGHWSRLRARSELTASGSGPGLRWKLTGRAEADGAYDLEDAHYSGAVRRDQRADFTVREAYLDFSSGDWEFRLGRQHVVWGEMVGFFFADVVSARDMREFLLPEFESMRIAQWAARAEYFMGDTHFELLWVPVASYDRIGKPGSDFYPYQLPAGTHVTEKKPGQSLDNGNWGLRMSRLVGGWDLSAFYYASQDVSPTLYRSSVAPTYELRHDRIRQLGGTFSKDFGEFVLKGEAVHTRGRHFNTADPLAPEGVKGSATLDYVVGVDVPFADVWRFNAQYFSRIYYGHEAAMGVDRDERGVTFQAVRDIGSRFTVEFLAASSLNRSDYMLRPKLIWKIAPEWRGVVGYDHFEGRRGGIFGRFDDSDRLYLEVRRWF, from the coding sequence ATGACCATCTGCAGGATGCGGGCGCTGCTCGCGATGTCGCTGGCCGCGGCCGGCTGTGCGATGGCGGCGGACGACGACGCCGAACTGGATGCGCTGCTTGATGTAGGGCCCGCCGAGACGGCGCCTGCTCGCCCGGGTAAGCTCGGCGGCTATGTGGAGTTCGGAGGGGCGTATACCCTGCCGGACCCCGGGCATTGGTCGCGTTTGCGAGCCCGCTCGGAATTGACCGCGAGCGGCTCCGGGCCAGGGTTGCGATGGAAGCTGACCGGGCGGGCGGAAGCTGACGGCGCCTATGATCTGGAGGACGCCCACTACAGCGGCGCGGTGCGCCGTGATCAGCGCGCCGACTTCACCGTGCGCGAAGCCTACCTCGACTTTTCATCCGGCGACTGGGAGTTCCGCCTCGGGCGCCAGCACGTCGTATGGGGCGAGATGGTGGGTTTCTTCTTCGCCGACGTCGTCTCGGCGCGTGACATGCGCGAGTTCCTGCTGCCCGAGTTCGAGTCGATGCGGATTGCCCAATGGGCGGCACGCGCCGAGTACTTCATGGGCGACACCCATTTCGAATTGCTGTGGGTTCCGGTCGCCAGCTACGACCGTATCGGCAAGCCGGGAAGCGACTTCTATCCCTATCAGCTACCGGCTGGCACGCATGTCACGGAGAAGAAGCCGGGACAAAGCCTCGACAACGGCAATTGGGGCCTGCGAATGAGCCGGCTCGTCGGCGGCTGGGATCTCTCCGCCTTCTACTACGCAAGCCAGGATGTTTCCCCCACGCTGTATCGCAGCTCGGTTGCCCCGACCTACGAATTGCGTCACGACCGGATCCGTCAGCTCGGGGGTACTTTCAGCAAGGACTTCGGCGAATTCGTGCTGAAGGGTGAAGCCGTGCATACGCGCGGACGCCACTTCAACACCGCAGATCCGCTGGCGCCTGAAGGCGTCAAGGGCTCGGCCACGCTGGACTATGTCGTCGGCGTGGACGTTCCGTTCGCGGATGTCTGGCGGTTCAATGCGCAGTACTTCTCGCGCATCTACTACGGTCACGAGGCGGCGATGGGGGTGGATCGCGATGAGCGTGGTGTGACCTTCCAGGCGGTCAGGGATATCGGCTCACGGTTCACCGTGGAGTTCCTGGCAGCCTCGTCGCTCAATCGTAGCGACTACATGCTGCGGCCCAAACTGATCTGGAAAATCGCGCCGGAGTGGCGGGGCGTGGTCGGCTACGACCACTTCGAGGGGCGGCGCGGCGGCATCTTTGGCCGCTTTGACGATAGCGACCGCCTGTACCTCGAAGTCCGGCGCTGGTTCTGA
- a CDS encoding ABC transporter ATP-binding protein — protein sequence MAIVEVENVSKRYRLGDQDVQALTDVSLAIEPGVFLAIAGPSGSGKSTLLNIIGCIDTPTSGRVVVGGHDVSGRTPDQLADLRARTIGFIFQTFNLLPVLSAEENVEYPLLQLRELTRAERRERVRHYLGMVGLTKYADHRPNQLSGGQRQRVAIARALATHSKIVLADEPTANLDSKTGESILRLMKDINRSSGTTFVFSTHDRKVMSMADRLVRIADGQITALGARANRRWTFVQDRRSPHNDNEQG from the coding sequence ATGGCGATCGTCGAGGTCGAAAATGTGAGCAAGCGCTATCGCCTTGGCGACCAGGATGTCCAGGCACTCACGGACGTGTCGCTGGCGATCGAACCCGGGGTCTTCCTGGCGATTGCGGGTCCTTCCGGTAGCGGCAAGTCTACTCTCCTCAATATCATCGGGTGCATCGACACTCCCACCTCCGGACGCGTCGTGGTGGGCGGGCATGATGTCTCGGGGCGAACGCCCGATCAACTCGCCGACCTTCGCGCCCGCACGATCGGTTTCATCTTCCAGACCTTCAACCTCCTCCCCGTGCTGTCGGCGGAGGAGAACGTCGAGTACCCCTTGCTGCAGTTGCGGGAACTGACCCGGGCCGAGCGCCGTGAGCGCGTACGCCATTATCTCGGAATGGTCGGTCTCACCAAATACGCGGACCATCGCCCCAATCAGTTGTCCGGCGGGCAAAGGCAACGGGTCGCGATCGCGCGCGCGTTGGCAACCCACTCGAAGATCGTGCTTGCCGACGAGCCCACCGCCAACTTGGACAGCAAGACCGGAGAAAGCATTCTCCGTCTGATGAAGGACATCAACCGCAGCTCCGGCACGACCTTCGTGTTTTCCACGCACGACCGCAAGGTCATGAGCATGGCGGACCGACTGGTGCGCATCGCCGACGGCCAGATCACCGCGCTCGGGGCGCGCGCGAACCGGCGCTGGACCTTCGTGCAGGACCGGCGCTCCCCACACAACGACAACGAACAGGGTTAG
- a CDS encoding outer membrane lipoprotein-sorting protein gives MTEHIRSRRKFLATLACTLAAPALSRAAEDAAPRATDEEAVRIVTLADEIRFPRESFQTEILVRNFSAGEAGESRRYRVLSRGNDNTIVLTLEPAVERGQALLMRGRDLWIFMPSVSQPVRLSLAQRLTGQVANGDLARANFGGDYDPVRAGKETVDGQSAHVLDLTAVDRGVTYAKVRYWVSEKDNRPLKAEFYALSGRLLKTCRYTDFKELAGRVRPTRLIMEDALKKGETSELTYETMALKDLPERMFTREYMSRLQ, from the coding sequence ATGACCGAGCACATTCGATCCAGACGGAAATTCCTCGCGACGCTGGCCTGCACGCTGGCCGCACCGGCCCTGAGCCGGGCAGCGGAGGACGCGGCTCCGCGCGCTACCGACGAGGAAGCGGTGCGTATCGTCACGCTCGCCGACGAAATCCGCTTCCCACGCGAGAGCTTCCAGACCGAAATCCTGGTGCGCAATTTCAGCGCCGGCGAGGCAGGAGAATCCCGCCGCTATCGCGTGCTGTCGCGCGGCAACGACAACACCATCGTGCTGACCTTGGAACCGGCGGTGGAACGCGGCCAGGCCCTGCTGATGCGGGGCCGCGATCTGTGGATCTTCATGCCGAGCGTATCCCAACCGGTGCGGCTCTCGCTCGCCCAACGCCTTACCGGGCAGGTGGCGAACGGCGACCTCGCCCGCGCCAACTTCGGTGGCGACTACGATCCGGTGCGTGCAGGCAAGGAAACCGTCGATGGCCAGTCGGCCCACGTCCTCGATCTGACGGCGGTGGACCGGGGCGTGACCTACGCGAAGGTGCGCTACTGGGTCAGCGAGAAAGACAACCGGCCGCTGAAGGCAGAGTTCTACGCACTGTCCGGACGGCTGCTGAAGACCTGCCGCTATACCGATTTCAAGGAACTCGCCGGCCGCGTCCGCCCCACCCGCTTGATCATGGAAGACGCCCTCAAGAAGGGCGAGACATCGGAACTCACCTACGAAACGATGGCCCTGAAGGACCTCCCGGAACGGATGTTCACCCGTGAATACATGAGCCGGCTGCAGTAG
- a CDS encoding MBL fold metallo-hydrolase, giving the protein MRSEIIHHGGRDGVTGSCHQLLFGNGDSILIDCGLFQGAETAADGRGAEDALAFRMPVSAIRALVVSHVHIDHVGRIPWLLAAGFKGPIICSEPSARLLPTVLADAFALGIARDPQLVQRYIDMVEARLHPLPYRRWLRFVSADGTECRIRLQRAGHILGSAYVECDLRRPGEKPERILFSGDLGAPHAPLLPAPRPPWRADVVVLESTYGDRLHEGRRDRRLRLKKIVEHALDNGGTVIIPAFSIGRSQELLYEFEDILHRERARPDRYAARWAHLPIYLDSPLASRFTQLYRELQPWWDDEALARVRSGRQPLGFDQLVAIDDHQDHLDNVRHLARSGEPAIVIAASGMCTGGRVMNYLKAMLHDTRHDVLFVGYQAAGTPGHAIQTFGPRGGYVDLDGERIHIRAGIHTLGGYSAHADQRDLVRFITRMRHLPAEIRLIHGSSEAKAALTAALRKATEERCIVTP; this is encoded by the coding sequence ATGCGCTCTGAAATCATCCACCACGGTGGCCGCGACGGCGTAACCGGCTCCTGCCACCAGCTGCTGTTTGGCAACGGCGACAGCATCCTTATCGATTGCGGCCTGTTCCAGGGCGCCGAAACCGCCGCCGACGGTCGCGGCGCTGAGGATGCCCTTGCGTTTCGCATGCCGGTTTCAGCGATACGGGCACTCGTCGTCAGCCATGTCCACATCGACCACGTCGGGCGCATCCCCTGGCTGCTCGCTGCGGGATTCAAGGGGCCGATCATCTGCAGCGAGCCGTCCGCACGGCTGCTGCCGACGGTCCTCGCAGACGCCTTCGCGCTCGGCATCGCACGCGATCCGCAACTGGTGCAACGCTACATCGACATGGTGGAAGCGCGGCTCCATCCCCTGCCCTACCGCCGCTGGCTCCGGTTCGTCAGCGCCGACGGCACCGAGTGCCGCATCCGCCTCCAGCGTGCTGGTCACATTCTCGGTTCCGCCTATGTCGAATGCGATCTCCGCCGCCCGGGCGAGAAACCGGAGCGCATCCTGTTCTCGGGCGACCTCGGCGCACCCCACGCACCACTGCTGCCCGCGCCGCGCCCGCCCTGGCGCGCCGACGTCGTCGTACTGGAAAGCACCTACGGCGATCGGCTGCACGAAGGTCGGCGCGACCGCCGCCTGCGGCTGAAGAAGATCGTGGAGCACGCACTCGATAACGGGGGCACGGTAATCATCCCCGCCTTCAGCATCGGACGCAGCCAGGAACTCCTGTACGAATTCGAGGACATCCTGCACAGGGAAAGGGCACGTCCCGACCGGTACGCGGCACGTTGGGCGCACCTACCGATCTATCTCGACTCCCCGCTGGCGAGCCGGTTCACCCAGCTCTACCGCGAACTGCAACCGTGGTGGGACGATGAAGCGCTCGCGCGCGTCAGAAGCGGGCGCCAGCCGCTCGGTTTCGACCAACTCGTCGCCATCGACGACCACCAGGACCATCTCGACAACGTCCGGCATCTCGCGCGTAGCGGCGAACCCGCCATCGTCATCGCTGCGAGCGGCATGTGCACGGGCGGACGGGTGATGAATTACCTCAAGGCGATGCTGCACGACACGCGGCACGACGTGCTCTTTGTGGGTTATCAGGCGGCGGGCACCCCGGGCCACGCCATCCAGACTTTCGGACCGCGAGGTGGTTACGTCGACCTCGACGGGGAACGCATCCACATCCGCGCGGGCATCCATACGCTAGGCGGCTATTCCGCTCACGCGGACCAGCGGGACCTGGTGCGGTTCATTACGCGTATGCGCCACCTTCCCGCCGAAATCCGGTTGATTCACGGTAGCAGCGAGGCAAAAGCCGCCCTCACCGCAGCGCTGCGCAAGGCGACAGAGGAGCGTTGCATCGTCACGCCCTGA
- a CDS encoding porin codes for MQKKLIALAVAGLMSAPAFAQSNVTIYGVVDFGYKWTGDSAISGVDSRSAIDSGISAGNRLGFKGTEDLGNGLKASFVYETGIQGDTNGSSGLWGGAGSRQSYVALSGNFGTVALGRQYTPAHALLAGNIDPFGFGKGTVASLANVYISPARLDNLAAYVSPTFGGFSVVAAYTNSASGDESAENGYGVPGGSDARAWAIAPTYKNGPIYVALNVHQIRGNATSLTTDTVNKTWDLGGTYDFGVVKLGAVYGVSDSEDIVKHKQWALTAAVPVGAAGKVQASFVRRKSEIDGGDDARVSQWGIGYEHALSKRTALYTAYADINNKGAAKNGSYASYIGDATRNNTPAAGGTAAATSGAYERGFTVGIRHSF; via the coding sequence ATGCAAAAGAAACTGATCGCGCTGGCTGTGGCTGGCCTGATGTCCGCTCCGGCTTTCGCTCAGTCGAACGTGACGATCTACGGTGTTGTCGACTTCGGCTACAAGTGGACCGGTGACAGCGCCATCAGCGGCGTGGATTCCCGCTCCGCCATCGATTCCGGCATCTCCGCTGGCAACCGCCTCGGCTTCAAGGGCACGGAAGATCTGGGCAACGGCCTGAAGGCTTCCTTCGTGTACGAAACCGGCATCCAGGGCGACACCAACGGCTCCAGCGGCCTGTGGGGCGGCGCTGGCTCCCGCCAGTCCTACGTTGCCCTGTCCGGCAACTTCGGTACCGTGGCCCTGGGTCGTCAGTACACCCCGGCGCACGCCCTGCTGGCTGGCAACATCGACCCGTTCGGCTTCGGCAAGGGTACCGTTGCCTCGCTGGCCAACGTCTACATCAGCCCGGCCCGCCTGGATAACCTCGCTGCCTACGTTTCGCCGACCTTCGGTGGCTTCAGCGTGGTTGCTGCCTACACCAACAGCGCTTCCGGCGACGAAAGCGCCGAGAACGGCTACGGTGTTCCCGGTGGTTCGGATGCTCGCGCTTGGGCGATCGCTCCGACCTACAAGAACGGCCCGATCTACGTCGCTCTGAACGTCCATCAGATCCGTGGCAACGCCACCTCCCTGACGACCGACACCGTGAACAAGACCTGGGACCTCGGTGGTACCTATGACTTCGGCGTCGTCAAGCTGGGTGCGGTCTACGGCGTGAGCGACTCCGAAGACATCGTCAAGCACAAGCAGTGGGCCCTGACCGCCGCTGTGCCGGTTGGCGCTGCTGGCAAGGTCCAGGCCTCCTTCGTTCGCCGCAAGAGCGAAATCGACGGCGGCGACGACGCCCGCGTGAGCCAGTGGGGTATCGGCTACGAGCACGCCCTGTCGAAGCGTACCGCGCTGTACACCGCCTACGCCGACATCAACAACAAGGGTGCTGCGAAGAACGGTTCCTACGCTTCGTACATCGGCGACGCCACCCGCAACAACACCCCGGCTGCCGGTGGTACCGCTGCGGCTACCTCGGGCGCCTACGAGCGTGGCTTCACCGTGGGTATCCGTCACTCCTTCTAA
- a CDS encoding porin, giving the protein MQKKLIALAVAGVMSAPAFAQSNVTIYGLVDFGYVYTGDSARSGVKSRNAIDAGNSAGNRLGFKGTENLGNGLTASFVYESAVRGDANDNGLWGSTGSRQSYVALSGNFGTVALGRQYAPQYTLASAVDAFSRGTVATIANVYIHESRLDNLAAYVSPNWSGFSFVTAYTNSAAGDEGIHNDFGNQSTSSDARAWAISPSYKNGPVYVALNVHQIRVNASDATTKVWDLGGTYDLGVVKLGAIYGVRDVSDSVKHKQWGLTAVVPVGAAGKIQASYLHRKSDWDAAISDAKVSQWGIGYQHELSKRTAIYTAFSDINNKGSAKDLGSGAGYIGTAQTSSISGNYQRGFTVGLRHSF; this is encoded by the coding sequence ATGCAAAAGAAACTGATCGCGCTGGCCGTGGCCGGCGTGATGTCCGCTCCGGCTTTCGCTCAGTCCAACGTCACCATCTATGGCCTGGTCGACTTCGGCTACGTCTATACCGGTGACAGCGCCCGTTCGGGCGTCAAGTCGCGCAACGCGATTGACGCGGGCAACTCCGCCGGCAACCGCCTCGGCTTCAAGGGCACGGAAAACCTCGGAAATGGTCTGACCGCGTCGTTCGTTTATGAGTCTGCCGTCCGTGGCGACGCCAACGACAACGGCCTGTGGGGCAGCACGGGTTCGCGTCAGTCCTACGTCGCGCTGTCCGGCAACTTCGGTACGGTCGCGCTGGGCCGCCAATATGCGCCGCAGTACACGCTGGCGAGCGCCGTTGACGCGTTCAGCCGCGGTACTGTCGCGACCATCGCCAACGTGTACATCCACGAGTCCCGCCTGGACAACCTGGCCGCCTATGTGTCGCCGAACTGGAGCGGCTTCTCGTTCGTGACCGCGTATACCAACAGCGCCGCCGGCGACGAAGGTATCCACAACGACTTCGGCAACCAGTCCACCAGTTCCGATGCGCGCGCCTGGGCGATCAGCCCGAGCTACAAGAACGGTCCGGTCTATGTCGCGCTGAACGTTCACCAGATCCGCGTCAATGCCAGCGACGCCACCACCAAGGTCTGGGACCTCGGCGGCACCTACGATCTGGGCGTGGTCAAGCTCGGTGCCATCTACGGCGTGCGTGATGTCAGCGACTCCGTGAAGCACAAGCAGTGGGGCCTCACCGCCGTTGTGCCGGTGGGTGCTGCGGGCAAGATCCAGGCGTCCTACCTGCATCGCAAGAGCGACTGGGATGCCGCGATCAGCGACGCCAAGGTCAGCCAGTGGGGCATTGGTTACCAGCACGAACTGTCCAAGCGTACCGCTATCTACACGGCCTTCTCCGATATCAACAACAAGGGTTCGGCCAAGGACCTCGGGTCGGGCGCCGGCTACATCGGCACCGCCCAGACCTCGTCGATCAGCGGCAACTACCAGCGCGGCTTCACGGTCGGTCTGCGTCACTCCTTCTGA
- the rpoH gene encoding RNA polymerase sigma factor RpoH, whose translation MSQALSFPVPSVVGSIDQYIQAVNRVPLLTEQQEVELATRLRDDGDVDAARQLVMSHLRVVVAIARGYLGYGLPHADLIQEGNIGLMKAVKRFDPTRGVRLVSFAIHWIKAEIHEYILKNWRLVKIATTKAQRKLFFNLRSLKQDTGTLNRDEVEAVATQLGVKPEEVVEMETRLSGRDIPIDGGNDDEDERFAPIAYLPAPAAEPSEVLERAERAHLQDTGLKQALGALDERSRTIVERRWLTDGDSATLHELAAEYGVSAERIRQIEAKAMQKMRGLLAPAM comes from the coding sequence ATGTCGCAAGCCTTGTCATTCCCTGTTCCGTCTGTTGTCGGCAGCATCGACCAGTACATCCAGGCGGTGAATCGCGTGCCCCTGCTGACGGAGCAGCAGGAGGTGGAACTCGCCACCCGCCTGCGTGACGACGGCGATGTCGATGCCGCACGCCAGTTGGTGATGTCGCACCTGAGAGTGGTCGTGGCGATCGCGCGCGGCTATCTCGGTTACGGGCTGCCGCACGCCGACTTGATCCAGGAAGGCAACATCGGCCTGATGAAGGCGGTGAAGCGCTTCGACCCGACCCGTGGGGTGCGGCTGGTGTCGTTCGCCATCCACTGGATCAAGGCCGAGATCCACGAGTACATCCTGAAGAACTGGCGGTTGGTGAAAATCGCCACCACCAAGGCGCAGCGCAAGTTGTTCTTCAACCTGCGCAGCCTCAAGCAGGACACCGGCACGCTCAACCGCGACGAGGTGGAGGCGGTAGCCACCCAGCTCGGCGTGAAGCCGGAAGAAGTGGTGGAGATGGAAACGCGGCTGAGCGGCCGCGACATTCCGATCGACGGCGGCAACGACGACGAGGACGAACGCTTCGCGCCGATCGCCTACCTGCCCGCCCCTGCCGCGGAACCTTCCGAGGTGCTGGAGCGCGCGGAGCGGGCCCATCTGCAGGACACCGGGCTGAAGCAGGCGCTCGGCGCGCTCGACGAGCGCAGCCGCACCATCGTGGAACGCCGCTGGCTTACCGACGGCGACAGCGCCACGCTGCACGAGCTGGCGGCGGAGTACGGGGTGTCGGCAGAACGTATCCGCCAGATCGAGGCGAAGGCAATGCAGAAAATGCGCGGTCTGCTGGCGCCGGCAATGTAA
- a CDS encoding SCO family protein, with translation MLRVLLCAAALAATVLAGGCSDPAPAFHSTDITGADYGKQFALTDHSGQPRALTDFRGKVVTLFFGYTQCPDVCPSNLTSMAEVVKRLGADGERVQVLFVTVDPERDTRELLAQYVPAFDPRFVGLYGTPEQTADVAREFRIFYRKSGDTAGGAYTIDHSAGTYVFDPQGRLRLYVRHGESVDNIVADLKQLLAEPTARR, from the coding sequence ATGCTCCGAGTCCTGCTTTGCGCGGCCGCACTGGCCGCAACCGTCCTCGCCGGGGGATGTTCAGATCCGGCTCCCGCCTTCCATTCCACCGATATCACCGGGGCAGACTATGGCAAGCAGTTTGCCCTGACCGACCACAGCGGCCAGCCGCGCGCGCTGACGGACTTCCGCGGCAAGGTCGTCACGCTGTTCTTCGGCTACACGCAGTGCCCGGACGTGTGCCCGAGCAATCTCACGTCGATGGCGGAAGTGGTGAAGCGCCTGGGGGCGGACGGCGAGCGCGTACAAGTGCTGTTCGTCACCGTCGACCCGGAACGCGATACGCGGGAACTGCTCGCCCAGTACGTTCCCGCATTTGATCCGCGCTTCGTCGGCCTTTACGGCACGCCTGAGCAGACGGCGGACGTCGCGCGTGAATTCCGCATCTTCTACCGCAAGAGCGGAGATACCGCCGGCGGTGCATACACCATAGACCACTCGGCCGGCACCTATGTGTTCGACCCGCAAGGCCGCCTGCGCCTCTACGTCCGGCATGGCGAGAGCGTCGACAACATCGTTGCCGACCTCAAGCAGTTGCTCGCGGAGCCGACGGCGCGACGGTAA
- the cyoE gene encoding heme o synthase has translation MKTLTLAHHGLGRRAHAFYVLTKPRVNALIVFCAVIGMFLAVPDGLPDPLRVFAATVGIACVAGAAAAMNCLIEQQLDARMARTRNRPLPRGELHSAEVLVFAGVLGGFGLSVLYQAVNALTMWLTLATFVGYAVIYTLLLKPRTPQNIVIGGASGAMPPVLGWAAVSGEVTAEALLLFLIIFAWTPPHFWSLALYRTADYARAGLPMLPVTHGAAYTRLSVLLYTCALFGVTLLPFAIRMSGWIYLVAAVALGLRFVHYAWRLLRDYSDALARRTFRFSIVYLSLLFAALLADHYLRL, from the coding sequence ATGAAAACCCTGACCCTCGCACATCATGGTCTGGGGCGGCGGGCGCACGCCTTTTATGTGCTCACCAAGCCCCGCGTCAATGCCTTGATCGTGTTCTGCGCGGTCATCGGCATGTTCCTGGCGGTGCCCGATGGCTTGCCCGATCCGCTGCGGGTATTCGCCGCCACGGTCGGCATCGCGTGCGTGGCCGGCGCCGCCGCGGCGATGAACTGCCTGATCGAGCAGCAGCTGGATGCGCGCATGGCGCGTACCCGCAACCGCCCGCTGCCCCGCGGCGAACTGCATTCCGCGGAAGTGCTGGTGTTCGCGGGCGTGCTGGGCGGATTCGGGTTGAGCGTGCTGTACCAGGCGGTGAATGCGCTGACGATGTGGCTGACGCTGGCGACCTTCGTGGGCTATGCGGTGATCTACACCCTGCTGCTGAAGCCGCGGACGCCGCAAAACATCGTGATCGGGGGTGCCTCGGGCGCTATGCCGCCGGTGCTGGGATGGGCGGCGGTGTCGGGCGAGGTCACCGCCGAGGCCTTGCTGCTGTTCCTGATCATCTTTGCGTGGACGCCGCCGCATTTCTGGTCGCTGGCGCTGTATCGCACCGCGGACTACGCCCGCGCCGGACTGCCGATGTTGCCGGTGACCCACGGCGCCGCCTACACGCGCTTGTCGGTGCTGCTGTACACCTGCGCGCTGTTCGGTGTGACGCTGCTGCCCTTCGCGATCCGCATGAGCGGCTGGATTTACCTCGTGGCCGCCGTGGCACTGGGCCTGCGTTTCGTGCACTACGCGTGGCGCCTGTTGCGGGACTACAGTGACGCCTTGGCACGCCGCACTTTCCGCTTCTCCATCGTCTACCTATCATTGCTGTTCGCCGCGCTGCTCGCCGACCACTACCTGCGCTTATAG